In one window of Micromonospora cathayae DNA:
- a CDS encoding thiopeptide-type bacteriocin biosynthesis protein: MTEFPSPTDHGWLSVHVFYASNANPMLVEGVRPLVDALRAEGLISRYFFIKYWMEGPHVRLRVLPAPGVDPALVRARVDEAIAAFLRRRPALYEVDSEGLGGLYKQMYLAEYGQDRWDAEYGADGVMPMRANNSAHHIPYEREYGRYGGPAGIELAEWHFEHSSDVVLDLLATTNVHVRPVLLGLSTQLTTMMCAAFLADDARIAHFLDEYRKFWEVSYQEPSDDYHHSFDSSYAKMDATLRERLAGIRAAARDPQLRVTGIEGRWLAHCRELRARVVAATERGDLVFQRGGAEPTPVTDLDAAMAILLSSYVHMTNNRLGVSILDEIYLSYLIRTALLDDLAAAEPPAGEPAPVGAR; the protein is encoded by the coding sequence GTGACCGAGTTCCCGTCGCCGACCGACCACGGCTGGCTCAGCGTGCACGTCTTCTACGCCAGCAACGCCAACCCGATGCTGGTCGAGGGGGTCCGGCCGCTGGTCGACGCGCTGCGCGCCGAGGGCCTGATCAGCCGGTACTTCTTCATCAAGTACTGGATGGAGGGGCCGCACGTGCGGCTGCGGGTGCTGCCCGCGCCCGGCGTCGACCCGGCGCTGGTGCGGGCCCGGGTGGACGAGGCCATCGCCGCGTTCCTGCGCCGCCGCCCCGCCCTGTACGAGGTGGACAGCGAGGGGCTCGGCGGCCTGTACAAGCAGATGTACCTGGCCGAGTACGGCCAGGACCGCTGGGACGCCGAGTACGGCGCGGACGGCGTGATGCCGATGCGGGCCAACAACAGCGCCCACCACATCCCGTACGAGCGGGAGTACGGCCGGTACGGCGGCCCGGCCGGCATCGAGCTGGCCGAGTGGCACTTCGAGCACTCCAGCGACGTGGTGCTGGACCTGCTCGCCACCACCAACGTGCACGTACGGCCGGTGCTGCTCGGGCTCTCCACCCAGCTGACGACGATGATGTGCGCGGCGTTCCTGGCCGACGACGCCCGGATCGCGCACTTCCTCGACGAGTACCGCAAGTTCTGGGAGGTCTCGTACCAGGAGCCGAGCGACGACTACCACCACAGCTTCGACAGCAGCTACGCCAAGATGGACGCCACGCTGCGGGAGCGGCTCGCCGGCATCCGGGCCGCCGCCCGGGACCCGCAGCTGCGGGTCACCGGCATCGAGGGGCGCTGGCTGGCGCACTGCCGCGAGCTGCGGGCCCGGGTGGTGGCCGCCACCGAACGGGGCGACCTGGTGTTCCAGCGCGGCGGTGCCGAGCCGACCCCGGTGACGGACCTGGACGCGGCGATGGCGATCCTGCTCAGCTCGTACGTGCACATGACCAACAACCGGCTGGGCGTGAGCATCCTCGACGAGATCTACCTGTCGTACCTGATCCGCACCGCCCTGCTGGACGACCTGGCGGCGGCCGAACCCCCGGCCGGCGAGCCCGCACCGGTCGGTGCGCGGTGA
- a CDS encoding cellulose binding domain-containing protein — translation MAGSRRARGAGGVSSPWIVVSVGVLVMVVLMAVALGAVSGSRPVADPGPPLPTVPLPVLPSPSLGVRKGGTPPATTPARSPSPSESPSVTPTVTRSVTPSPSASDRPRTTVGTPGAPAGPATTATTTAVVVAGAYRLVDDYHDAFIGEVRVTNVSDRPQDWTVRVAVPGSRLVAVWVEGGARPGVSGSRGRYTFTSGADLAPGASAALRFHVDGTGRATRPEECTVDGATCAGL, via the coding sequence ATGGCCGGCAGTCGTCGTGCGCGGGGGGCCGGTGGCGTCAGCTCGCCGTGGATCGTGGTCTCGGTCGGTGTCCTGGTGATGGTGGTGCTGATGGCGGTCGCCCTCGGCGCGGTCTCCGGCAGCCGACCGGTCGCCGACCCCGGCCCGCCGTTGCCGACCGTACCGTTGCCGGTGCTGCCGTCACCGTCGCTGGGCGTCCGCAAGGGCGGGACGCCGCCGGCCACGACGCCGGCCCGGTCGCCGAGCCCGTCCGAATCGCCGTCGGTCACCCCGACGGTGACCCGGAGTGTGACCCCGAGCCCCTCGGCCAGCGACCGTCCACGTACCACCGTCGGGACCCCGGGCGCGCCGGCCGGTCCGGCCACCACGGCGACCACCACGGCGGTCGTGGTGGCGGGAGCGTACCGGCTGGTGGACGACTACCATGACGCGTTCATCGGCGAGGTACGGGTGACCAACGTGTCCGACCGGCCGCAGGACTGGACGGTGCGGGTGGCGGTGCCCGGCAGCCGCCTGGTGGCGGTCTGGGTGGAGGGTGGGGCCCGGCCCGGCGTCTCCGGTTCCCGTGGGCGGTACACGTTCACCAGCGGAGCCGACCTTGCGCCCGGCGCCTCGGCGGCGCTGCGGTTCCACGTCGACGGCACCGGGCGGGCCACCCGTCCGGAGGAGTGCACCGTCGACGGGGCCACCTGCGCCGGCCTCTGA
- a CDS encoding GNAT family N-acetyltransferase — protein sequence MFSLPLTDRASLHPLEPWQAEEFAAFVERARPHLAPWLPWARSITDVAGARGFLTRYADGQAGDIRRIYAIRSDGEMVGGTLFRVFDVDQGVCEIGVWLAPEASGQGLVTRAVRIMIDWAFRDRGMHRVEWRVVPHNEPSRAVARRLGMTREGVLRQSFLFGGERLDVEVWSLLAPEWPVTTG from the coding sequence GTGTTCTCTCTTCCCCTCACCGACCGGGCGTCCCTGCATCCGCTGGAACCGTGGCAGGCCGAGGAGTTCGCCGCCTTCGTCGAGCGGGCCCGGCCGCATCTGGCCCCCTGGCTGCCCTGGGCGCGCAGCATCACCGACGTCGCCGGGGCGCGTGGGTTCCTCACCCGGTACGCGGACGGGCAGGCTGGGGACATCCGGCGCATCTACGCCATCCGGTCGGACGGCGAGATGGTGGGGGGCACGCTGTTCCGGGTCTTCGACGTCGACCAGGGGGTCTGCGAGATCGGGGTCTGGTTGGCCCCTGAGGCGTCCGGTCAGGGCCTGGTCACCCGGGCCGTCCGGATCATGATCGACTGGGCGTTCCGGGACCGTGGCATGCACCGGGTGGAGTGGCGGGTCGTGCCGCACAACGAGCCGAGCCGGGCGGTGGCCCGCCGGCTGGGCATGACCCGGGAGGGCGTGCTGCGGCAGTCGTTCCTGTTCGGCGGCGAACGCCTCGACGTCGAGGTGTGGTCGCTGCTCGCCCCCGAATGGCCGGTCACCACCGGCTGA
- a CDS encoding C39 family peptidase — protein sequence MTTIIRKTALTIAGTAIIGGAIAAPAAAFAGSPTTDRPNGGRELSIRYEAQPNFYYCGPAAARNALTAIDKNPSVDEAARHMGTTEAGTNSATDITRYLNTETGNKYRTIEIPTPKADDKQTDTLRTDITKTVDDGRAVVANIAGTTTDTNGTPHSFEGGHYISVVGYRDNGHTVKIADSANPNQASYWITTDNLADWIATRGYSTS from the coding sequence ATGACCACCATCATCCGTAAGACCGCACTCACCATCGCCGGCACCGCCATCATCGGCGGCGCCATCGCCGCCCCCGCCGCCGCCTTCGCCGGCAGCCCCACCACCGACCGCCCCAACGGCGGCCGGGAACTGAGCATCCGCTACGAAGCCCAGCCGAACTTCTACTACTGCGGACCCGCCGCCGCCCGTAACGCCCTCACCGCCATCGACAAGAACCCCAGCGTCGACGAAGCCGCCCGACACATGGGCACCACCGAAGCCGGCACCAACTCCGCCACCGACATCACCCGGTACCTGAACACCGAAACCGGCAACAAGTACCGCACCATCGAGATCCCCACCCCCAAGGCCGACGACAAGCAGACCGACACCCTCCGCACCGACATCACCAAGACCGTCGACGACGGACGCGCCGTCGTCGCCAACATCGCCGGCACCACCACCGACACCAACGGCACCCCCCACTCCTTCGAAGGCGGCCACTACATCAGCGTCGTCGGCTACCGCGACAACGGCCACACCGTCAAGATCGCCGACTCCGCCAACCCCAACCAAGCCAGCTACTGGATCACCACCGACAACCTCGCCGACTGGATCGCCACCCGCGGCTACTCCACCAGCTGA
- a CDS encoding aconitate hydratase, with protein sequence MKEYDVASLDTFGAKTQLRVGDASYEIFKISKVDGHDRLPYSLKILLENLLRTEDGANITADHIRQLGAWDPTADPSVEIQFTPARVLMQDFTGVPCVVDLATMREAVRDLGGDPTKVNPLAPAELVIDHSVIADLFGREDAFARNVELEYERNKERYQFLRWGQTAFNEFKVVPPGTGIVHQVNIEYLARTVMERGGQAYPDTVVGTDSHTTMVNGLGVLGWGVGGIEAEAAMLGQPVSMLIPRVVGFKLHGEMPAGTTATDLVLTITEMLRKHGVVGKFVEFYGPGVSAVPLANRATIGNMSPEYGSTVAIFPIDAETVRYLELTGRDPQQVALVEAYAKEQGLWHDPAAEPDYSERLELDLGTIEPSLAGPKRPQDRVPLGNAKTLFRSALTDYVTDNGTGATGPAQPAPKGRADEASAESFPASDSPAVDGASDPADAPRELVNSAVGSGGRASNPIRVTGADGTEFELDHGAVVIAAITSCTNTSNPQVMIGAALLARNAVEKGLARKPWVKTTLAPGSKVVMDYYERAGLTPYLEKLGFHLVGYGCTTCIGNSGPLPEEVSAAVNEADLAVVSVLSGNRNFEGRINPDVKMNYLASPPLVVAYALAGTMDIDLANEPIGEDSQGNPVFLRDIWPNSAEIQDVIASAIGATGFSAAYADVFAGDERWQSLPTPTGDTFAWAGESTYVRKPPYFEGMAKDPQPVGDIADARVLAKLGDSVTTDHISPAGSIKADSPAGKYLAEHGVPRHEFNSYGSRRGNHEVMIRGTFANIRLRNQLVPGVEGGVTVNHLTGEQTSIYDASVAYQEAGVPLVVLAGKEYGSGSSRDWAAKGTMLLGVRAVIAESYERIHRSNLIGMGVLPLQFPAGETADSLGLTGTETFSIAGVTAINDGETPRTVRVTTDSGVEFDAVVRIDTPGEADYYRHGGILQYVLRRMIAS encoded by the coding sequence GTGAAGGAGTACGACGTGGCGAGCCTCGACACCTTCGGTGCGAAGACCCAGCTACGCGTCGGAGACGCGAGCTACGAGATTTTCAAGATCAGTAAGGTGGACGGCCACGATCGGCTGCCCTACAGCCTGAAGATCCTGCTGGAGAACCTGCTACGGACCGAGGACGGCGCGAACATCACCGCCGACCACATCCGGCAACTCGGCGCGTGGGACCCCACCGCCGACCCCAGCGTGGAGATCCAGTTCACCCCGGCGCGGGTGCTGATGCAGGACTTCACCGGCGTACCGTGCGTGGTCGACCTGGCCACCATGCGGGAGGCCGTGCGCGACCTCGGCGGCGACCCGACCAAGGTGAACCCCCTCGCCCCGGCCGAGCTGGTCATCGACCACTCGGTCATCGCCGACCTGTTCGGCCGCGAGGACGCCTTCGCCCGCAACGTCGAGCTGGAGTACGAGCGCAACAAGGAGCGCTACCAGTTCCTGCGCTGGGGGCAGACCGCGTTCAACGAGTTCAAGGTGGTCCCGCCGGGCACCGGCATCGTGCACCAGGTCAACATCGAGTACCTGGCCCGGACCGTGATGGAGCGGGGCGGCCAGGCGTACCCGGACACCGTGGTCGGCACCGACTCGCACACCACCATGGTCAACGGCCTGGGTGTGCTGGGCTGGGGCGTCGGCGGCATCGAGGCCGAGGCCGCGATGCTCGGCCAGCCGGTCAGCATGCTCATCCCCCGGGTGGTCGGCTTCAAGCTGCACGGCGAGATGCCGGCCGGCACCACCGCCACCGACCTGGTGCTCACCATCACCGAGATGCTGCGCAAGCACGGCGTGGTCGGCAAGTTCGTCGAGTTCTACGGCCCCGGCGTGAGCGCGGTGCCGCTGGCCAACCGGGCCACCATCGGCAACATGTCCCCCGAGTACGGCTCCACCGTCGCGATCTTCCCGATCGACGCGGAGACCGTCCGCTACCTGGAGCTGACCGGGCGGGACCCGCAGCAGGTCGCGCTGGTCGAGGCGTACGCCAAGGAGCAGGGCCTCTGGCACGACCCGGCGGCCGAGCCGGACTACTCCGAGCGCCTGGAGCTGGACCTGGGCACCATCGAGCCGTCGCTGGCCGGCCCGAAGCGCCCGCAGGACCGGGTGCCGCTGGGCAACGCCAAGACGCTGTTCCGCTCGGCGCTGACCGACTACGTCACCGACAACGGCACCGGCGCGACCGGCCCCGCGCAGCCCGCGCCGAAGGGCCGCGCCGACGAGGCCAGCGCCGAGTCCTTCCCGGCCAGCGACTCCCCCGCCGTGGACGGCGCGAGCGACCCCGCCGACGCCCCGCGCGAGCTGGTCAACAGCGCGGTCGGCTCGGGCGGCCGGGCCAGCAACCCGATCCGGGTGACCGGGGCCGACGGCACCGAGTTCGAGCTGGACCACGGCGCGGTGGTGATCGCCGCGATCACCTCCTGCACCAACACCTCCAACCCGCAGGTCATGATCGGGGCGGCGCTGCTGGCCCGCAACGCGGTGGAGAAGGGCCTGGCCCGCAAGCCGTGGGTGAAGACCACCCTCGCTCCCGGCTCGAAGGTGGTCATGGACTACTACGAGCGGGCCGGCCTCACCCCGTACCTGGAGAAGCTCGGCTTCCACCTGGTCGGGTACGGCTGCACCACCTGCATCGGCAACTCCGGCCCGCTGCCGGAGGAGGTCTCCGCCGCCGTCAACGAGGCCGACCTGGCGGTCGTCTCGGTGCTCTCCGGCAACCGGAACTTCGAGGGCCGGATCAACCCGGACGTCAAGATGAACTACCTGGCGTCCCCGCCGCTGGTGGTGGCGTACGCGCTCGCCGGCACCATGGACATCGACCTGGCCAACGAGCCGATCGGTGAGGACAGCCAGGGCAACCCGGTGTTCCTGCGGGACATCTGGCCGAACAGCGCGGAGATCCAGGACGTCATCGCCTCGGCGATCGGCGCGACCGGGTTCAGCGCGGCGTACGCGGACGTCTTCGCCGGTGACGAGCGGTGGCAGTCGCTGCCCACCCCGACCGGGGACACCTTCGCCTGGGCGGGCGAGTCGACCTACGTCCGCAAGCCCCCGTACTTCGAGGGCATGGCGAAGGACCCGCAGCCGGTCGGCGACATCGCCGACGCGCGGGTGCTGGCGAAGCTGGGTGACTCGGTGACCACCGACCACATCTCCCCGGCCGGCTCGATCAAGGCGGACTCCCCCGCCGGCAAGTACCTCGCCGAGCACGGTGTGCCGCGCCACGAGTTCAACTCGTACGGCTCGCGCCGGGGCAACCACGAGGTGATGATCCGGGGCACCTTCGCCAACATCCGGCTGCGCAACCAGCTCGTTCCCGGGGTGGAGGGTGGCGTCACCGTCAACCACCTGACCGGCGAGCAGACCTCCATCTACGACGCCTCGGTGGCGTACCAGGAGGCGGGTGTCCCGCTGGTCGTGCTGGCCGGCAAGGAGTACGGTTCCGGGTCGTCGCGGGACTGGGCGGCCAAGGGCACCATGCTGCTCGGCGTCCGGGCGGTCATCGCCGAGTCGTACGAGCGGATCCACCGCTCCAACCTGATCGGCATGGGCGTGCTGCCGTTGCAGTTCCCGGCCGGCGAGACCGCCGACAGCCTGGGCCTGACCGGCACCGAGACCTTCTCGATCGCCGGGGTCACCGCGATCAACGACGGCGAGACCCCGCGCACCGTGCGGGTCACCACCGACAGCGGCGTGGAGTTCGACGCCGTGGTCCGGATCGACACCCCGGGCGAGGCGGACTACTACCGCCACGGCGGCATCCTGCAGTACGTCCTGCGCCGGATGATCGCCAGCTAG
- a CDS encoding GTP-binding protein, which yields MDYEPSERPAGTVPTAIKILIAGGFGVGKTTMVGAVSETRPLRTEEVLTESGVGIDDLSGVEDKSTTTVAMDFGRITISDDLVLYLFGTPGQDRFWFVWDELALGAIGAVVLADTRRLADCFPSIDYFEGRGTPFVVAVNCFEGARQYRLDEVQAALNLDPDVPVLLCDARQRQSSKEVLITMLEHAMKTRDARRTAG from the coding sequence ATGGACTACGAGCCCTCTGAGCGGCCGGCGGGAACGGTGCCCACCGCGATCAAGATCCTGATCGCGGGCGGTTTCGGCGTGGGCAAGACGACCATGGTGGGTGCGGTCAGCGAGACCCGTCCACTGCGGACGGAGGAGGTGCTCACCGAGTCCGGTGTCGGGATCGACGACCTGTCCGGGGTGGAGGACAAGTCCACCACGACGGTGGCGATGGACTTCGGTCGGATCACCATCAGTGACGACCTGGTGCTCTACCTGTTCGGCACGCCCGGCCAGGACCGGTTCTGGTTCGTCTGGGACGAGTTGGCGCTCGGGGCGATCGGCGCGGTGGTGCTGGCGGACACCCGTCGGCTGGCGGACTGTTTCCCCTCGATCGACTACTTCGAGGGGCGGGGCACCCCGTTCGTGGTCGCGGTGAACTGCTTCGAGGGGGCCCGCCAGTACCGCCTCGACGAGGTGCAGGCGGCGCTCAACCTCGACCCGGACGTGCCGGTACTGCTCTGCGACGCCCGGCAGCGGCAGTCCAGCAAGGAGGTGCTCATCACCATGCTGGAGCACGCGATGAAGACCCGGGACGCGAGGCGCACGGCCGGCTGA
- a CDS encoding DUF742 domain-containing protein, which yields MTVTGGPVEEQWVDDHAGPVVRPYAVTRGRARPVTGTFDLISLVTAVQSDVTPEVGLGPEHLAIIGLCQRMQSVAEIAAHLDLPVGTIRVLLGDLVARNLVQVREPRPTADLPDDSIFEAVINGLRAL from the coding sequence ATGACCGTTACCGGGGGGCCTGTGGAAGAGCAGTGGGTGGATGACCACGCGGGACCGGTGGTGCGCCCGTACGCGGTGACCCGCGGCCGGGCCCGACCGGTGACCGGCACGTTCGACCTGATCTCCCTGGTGACGGCGGTCCAGTCGGACGTCACACCGGAGGTGGGTCTCGGGCCGGAGCACCTGGCGATCATCGGGCTCTGTCAACGGATGCAGTCGGTCGCGGAGATCGCGGCGCATCTCGATCTGCCGGTGGGTACGATCCGCGTGCTCCTCGGCGACCTGGTGGCCCGCAACCTGGTGCAGGTACGCGAACCGCGGCCCACCGCCGACCTTCCCGACGACAGTATTTTCGAGGCGGTTATCAATGGACTACGAGCCCTCTGA
- a CDS encoding roadblock/LC7 domain-containing protein: MAQKTASSADLTWLLDDLVGRVKQAEHAIALSTDGLLMASSRGLSRDDGEHLAAMAAGIQSLARGAGKRFGGGQVQQTIIEMQSSFLFVTAAGRNACLAVLASEDADVGLIAYEMAMLVTRVGKYVASPSRLPDQSATVEK, translated from the coding sequence GTGGCGCAGAAGACGGCTTCGAGTGCCGACCTGACGTGGTTGTTGGATGATCTGGTCGGCCGGGTCAAGCAGGCCGAACACGCTATCGCTCTCTCCACAGACGGCCTGCTGATGGCCTCGTCTCGGGGGCTGAGCCGGGACGACGGCGAGCACCTGGCGGCGATGGCGGCCGGCATCCAGAGCCTGGCCCGGGGCGCGGGGAAGCGGTTCGGTGGCGGGCAGGTGCAGCAGACCATCATCGAGATGCAGTCGTCGTTCCTGTTCGTGACGGCGGCCGGCCGTAACGCCTGTCTGGCGGTGCTCGCGTCGGAGGACGCCGACGTGGGGCTGATCGCGTACGAGATGGCCATGCTGGTGACCCGGGTCGGCAAGTACGTGGCGTCGCCGTCCCGGCTTCCCGATCAGTCGGCCACTGTCGAGAAGTAG
- a CDS encoding nitrate- and nitrite sensing domain-containing protein, whose protein sequence is MGSRSTNLRTKVIALLASLVALWAFAAWVTVRDGFNLLGVQTLNSRVFAPSEPLLLQLQKERRLSLAYLGRPETGQLDELRTERQRTDELARAFQESAVHWRTDISASTQVERAINDVVTGLDALSRTRSAIDDKSIDRTATLDAYVDVVDSIFRLYDELGGLDDRQVAHDTAALIELNRSRELLSQGDALLTGALAAGRVIAAEQAQFAQLVGAQRYTAANSIAALPGADRNRYRQMSEGDAFQRLRALEDQVITARNTEARAPVETDAWRAAVDPALQQLNDVVGAGGEDVVDRATPVAIGVVVRLVLATGLGLLAVVASIIVSITTARSLLRQLERLREAAFQLANERLPNVVDRLGRGDEVDVATEAPPLEFGDDEIGQVGQAFNVVQETAVRTAVEQAELRRNVRDVFLSLARRTQALVHRQLTLLDAMERRENDAEELEDLFRVDHLATRMRRNAENLIVLSGSTPGRAWRRNVPMVDVVRGAVAEVEDYTRVNVLPLGPVALAGRAVGDIIHLLAELIENGLSFSPPHTTVEVRGQLVANGFVIEIEDRGLGMSEEDLAAANDRIVDRSELNLANATRLGLYVVSRLTERHGIRVHLKESPYGGTTAVVLIPMALVTTGEEEPTGARSGPAGPADPAPTGPGGERPAPRPVGPVAAAEPAPATRPDADGDGVPHQLPTRVRTTLERPRSPQDTPAEEGGSGLPTRPRRWSDQAALDGPTFPTGLPVAVPRTEPGTAGPRTEPAGPGAAGALPDAAPTAAGGPTPRDELPRTGSGLPFRVRQANLAPELREEAATVDAGDDDEAVRPPEQVRRMMSSYQTGTRRGRTDAARLLGGPARGPEQADGPGDEDSQAT, encoded by the coding sequence ATGGGTTCCCGCAGTACGAATCTCCGTACCAAAGTCATCGCACTGCTCGCGTCGCTCGTTGCGCTCTGGGCCTTCGCGGCGTGGGTGACCGTCCGGGACGGCTTCAACCTGCTCGGGGTGCAGACCCTCAACAGCCGGGTCTTCGCGCCCAGTGAACCCCTGCTGCTCCAGCTCCAGAAGGAACGCCGGCTGTCGCTGGCCTACCTGGGGCGGCCGGAGACCGGACAGCTCGACGAACTGCGTACCGAGCGGCAGCGTACCGACGAACTGGCCCGGGCGTTCCAGGAGTCGGCGGTGCACTGGCGGACCGACATCTCGGCGAGCACCCAGGTCGAGCGGGCCATCAACGACGTCGTCACCGGGCTCGACGCGCTCTCCCGGACCCGGTCGGCGATCGACGACAAGAGCATCGACCGCACCGCGACCCTCGACGCCTACGTGGACGTGGTCGACTCGATCTTCCGGCTCTACGACGAGCTGGGCGGCCTCGACGACCGGCAGGTGGCCCACGACACGGCCGCTCTGATCGAGCTGAACCGTTCCCGGGAGCTGCTGTCCCAGGGGGACGCGCTGCTCACCGGCGCGCTCGCCGCCGGCCGGGTGATCGCCGCCGAGCAGGCCCAGTTCGCGCAGCTCGTCGGGGCGCAGCGGTACACCGCCGCGAACAGCATCGCCGCGCTGCCGGGAGCGGACCGCAACCGGTACCGGCAGATGTCCGAGGGCGACGCCTTCCAGCGGCTGCGCGCCCTGGAGGACCAGGTGATCACCGCCCGGAACACCGAGGCCCGCGCCCCGGTCGAGACGGACGCCTGGCGGGCCGCCGTCGACCCGGCGTTGCAGCAGCTCAACGACGTGGTCGGGGCCGGCGGTGAGGACGTGGTCGACCGGGCCACCCCGGTCGCCATCGGCGTGGTCGTCCGGCTGGTGCTCGCCACCGGTCTGGGTCTGCTCGCCGTGGTCGCCTCGATCATCGTCTCCATCACCACGGCCCGGTCCCTGCTGCGTCAGCTCGAACGGTTGCGGGAGGCCGCGTTCCAGCTCGCCAACGAACGACTGCCGAACGTGGTCGACCGGCTCGGTCGCGGCGACGAGGTGGACGTGGCCACCGAGGCACCACCGTTGGAGTTCGGCGACGACGAGATCGGCCAGGTGGGGCAGGCGTTCAACGTCGTGCAGGAGACCGCCGTCCGGACCGCCGTCGAGCAGGCCGAGCTGCGGCGTAACGTCCGGGACGTCTTCCTCAGCCTGGCCCGGCGTACCCAGGCCCTGGTGCACCGGCAGCTCACCCTGCTCGACGCGATGGAACGGCGGGAGAACGACGCCGAGGAGCTGGAGGACCTGTTCCGGGTCGACCACCTGGCGACCCGGATGCGACGCAACGCGGAGAACCTCATCGTGCTCTCCGGCTCCACGCCGGGCCGGGCCTGGCGGCGCAACGTCCCGATGGTCGACGTGGTCCGGGGCGCGGTGGCCGAGGTGGAGGACTACACCCGGGTCAACGTGCTGCCGCTGGGGCCGGTCGCGCTGGCCGGCCGCGCGGTGGGTGACATCATCCACCTGCTCGCCGAGCTGATCGAGAACGGACTCTCCTTCTCGCCGCCGCACACCACGGTCGAGGTCCGGGGGCAGCTGGTCGCGAACGGTTTCGTGATCGAGATCGAGGACCGCGGTCTGGGCATGAGCGAGGAGGACCTCGCCGCCGCCAACGACCGGATCGTGGACCGCTCGGAGCTGAACCTCGCCAACGCCACCCGACTCGGCCTGTACGTGGTGAGCCGGCTGACCGAGCGGCACGGCATCCGGGTGCACCTGAAGGAGTCCCCGTACGGCGGCACCACGGCGGTGGTGCTGATCCCGATGGCGCTGGTCACCACCGGCGAGGAGGAGCCGACCGGGGCCCGGTCCGGTCCGGCCGGGCCGGCGGACCCGGCACCGACCGGCCCCGGCGGCGAGCGGCCCGCGCCGCGCCCGGTCGGGCCGGTGGCGGCGGCCGAGCCGGCGCCGGCCACCCGGCCGGACGCGGACGGCGACGGCGTGCCGCACCAGTTGCCCACCCGGGTACGCACCACGCTGGAGCGGCCCCGGAGCCCGCAGGACACCCCGGCGGAGGAGGGCGGGTCCGGGTTGCCGACCCGACCCCGCCGCTGGTCGGATCAGGCGGCCCTGGACGGTCCGACGTTCCCCACCGGGCTGCCGGTGGCCGTGCCGCGCACCGAACCGGGGACGGCCGGTCCGCGCACCGAGCCGGCCGGGCCGGGGGCGGCCGGTGCCCTTCCCGACGCCGCGCCGACGGCAGCCGGGGGGCCGACCCCCCGGGACGAGCTGCCCCGGACGGGGTCCGGCCTGCCGTTCCGGGTCCGGCAGGCGAACCTCGCCCCGGAGCTGCGCGAGGAAGCGGCCACCGTGGACGCCGGGGACGACGACGAGGCGGTACGCCCACCCGAGCAGGTGCGGCGGATGATGAGTTCGTACCAGACCGGCACCCGGCGGGGTCGCACCGACGCGGCCCGGCTGCTGGGTGGCCCGGCCCGTGGCCCGGAGCAGGCGGATGGTCCGGGCGACGAGGATTCGCAAGCGACGTGA